One genomic region from Streptomyces sp. Li-HN-5-11 encodes:
- a CDS encoding NHL domain-containing thioredoxin family protein, whose amino-acid sequence MNDSAPRRARVRAPELIGKGGWLNTGGTPYTLADLRGRMVILDFWTFCCVNCLHVLDELRELEDKHRDTVVVIGVHSPKFVHEAEHQAVVDAVERYGVEHPVLDDPELATWKQYAVRAWPTLVVIDPEGYVVAQHAGEGHVHAIERLVTELEAEHEAKGTLRRGDGPYVAPEPEPTALRFPGKALLLPSGTFLVSDTTRHQLVELAVDAETVVRRIGSGTRGFTDGTAEAASFNEPQGLALLDDGSVVVADTVNHALRRLDLATGHVTTLAGTGRQWWQGSPTSGPAREVDLSSPWDVAWWNGRVWIAMAGVHQLWAYDPAEKTVAVTAGTTNEGLVDGPGHEAWFAQPSGLAATEERLWLADSETSALRWVDPDGRVHTAVGTGLFDFGHRDGAAEQALLQHPLGVTALPDGSVAVSDTYNHALRRYDPATGEVTTLATDLREPSDAVLVGDDIVVVESARHRLTRLRLPQEAVRVEAVAHRTQRTATEVAPGTLRLDVIFQAPVGQKLDTRYGPSTRLLVSSAPPDLLLEGEGAGTDLSRALELNPAVPEGVLHVSAMAASCDDDPATEYPACHVHQQDWGVPVRLAEDGTGRLPLVLAGLDD is encoded by the coding sequence ATGAACGACTCCGCGCCCCGACGCGCCCGTGTCCGCGCCCCCGAGCTGATCGGCAAGGGCGGCTGGCTGAACACGGGCGGCACCCCGTACACCCTCGCCGACCTGCGAGGACGCATGGTCATCCTGGACTTCTGGACGTTCTGCTGTGTGAACTGTCTGCATGTCCTGGACGAGCTGCGGGAGCTGGAGGACAAGCACCGGGACACGGTCGTCGTCATCGGCGTGCACTCGCCGAAGTTCGTGCACGAGGCCGAGCACCAGGCGGTCGTCGACGCCGTGGAGCGGTACGGGGTGGAGCATCCCGTGCTCGACGATCCCGAGCTCGCCACCTGGAAGCAGTACGCCGTGCGCGCGTGGCCCACGCTCGTCGTGATCGATCCCGAGGGGTACGTCGTCGCGCAGCACGCCGGGGAAGGGCATGTGCACGCCATCGAGCGACTGGTGACCGAGCTGGAGGCCGAGCACGAGGCCAAGGGCACGCTGCGGCGCGGGGACGGGCCGTACGTGGCGCCGGAGCCGGAGCCGACGGCGCTGCGCTTCCCGGGCAAGGCGCTGCTGCTGCCGTCGGGCACGTTCCTGGTCAGCGACACCACCCGGCACCAGCTGGTGGAGCTGGCGGTGGACGCCGAGACCGTCGTGCGCCGCATCGGCTCCGGGACGCGCGGTTTCACCGACGGCACGGCCGAGGCGGCCTCCTTCAACGAGCCGCAGGGCCTCGCGCTTCTCGACGACGGTTCGGTCGTCGTCGCCGACACCGTCAACCACGCGCTGCGGCGCCTGGACCTCGCCACCGGGCACGTCACCACCCTCGCGGGGACCGGCCGGCAGTGGTGGCAGGGGTCACCGACCTCCGGGCCCGCGCGCGAGGTCGACCTGTCCTCGCCCTGGGACGTCGCCTGGTGGAACGGCAGGGTGTGGATCGCCATGGCGGGCGTGCACCAGCTGTGGGCGTACGACCCGGCGGAGAAAACCGTCGCCGTCACCGCCGGCACCACCAACGAGGGGCTGGTGGACGGACCCGGCCACGAGGCCTGGTTCGCGCAGCCCTCCGGGCTCGCGGCCACGGAGGAGCGGCTGTGGCTCGCCGACTCCGAGACGTCCGCGCTGCGCTGGGTGGACCCGGACGGGCGCGTCCACACCGCCGTCGGCACCGGCCTGTTCGACTTCGGTCACCGCGACGGGGCCGCGGAACAGGCCCTGTTGCAGCACCCGCTGGGCGTGACGGCCCTGCCCGACGGCTCCGTCGCCGTCAGCGACACCTACAACCACGCGCTGCGCCGCTACGACCCGGCGACCGGCGAAGTGACCACGCTCGCCACGGACCTGCGGGAGCCGAGCGACGCCGTGCTCGTCGGCGACGACATCGTGGTCGTGGAGTCGGCCCGGCACCGGCTGACCCGGCTCCGGCTGCCTCAGGAGGCGGTACGGGTGGAGGCGGTGGCCCACCGCACCCAGCGGACCGCCACCGAAGTCGCCCCGGGCACGCTCCGGTTGGACGTGATCTTCCAGGCCCCGGTGGGTCAGAAGCTCGACACCCGTTACGGGCCCTCGACCCGGCTGCTGGTCTCCTCCGCCCCGCCGGACCTCCTGCTCGAGGGAGAGGGCGCGGGAACAGACCTGTCCCGCGCCCTGGAGCTCAACCCCGCCGTCCCGGAGGGTGTCCTGCACGTCTCCGCGATGGCGGCCTCGTGCGACGACGATCCGGCGACCGAGTATCCCGCCTGCCATGTGCACCAGCAGGACTGGGGCGTCCCGGTGCGGCTGGCCGAGGACGGCACGGGCCGGTTGCCGTTGGTTCTGGCCGGCCTGGACGACTGA
- a CDS encoding DUF6458 family protein, whose protein sequence is MGLGGCIILIAVGAILTFATDWHMQGVNLDLVGIILMIVGLIGVTTFSSIARRRRVMMPPTTTVVEEDRHHHSRDGYTDGYGV, encoded by the coding sequence ATGGGCCTCGGCGGGTGCATCATCCTCATCGCCGTGGGAGCCATCCTCACGTTCGCGACCGACTGGCACATGCAGGGGGTCAACCTCGACCTGGTCGGCATCATCCTCATGATCGTCGGGCTGATCGGCGTCACCACGTTCAGCAGCATCGCGCGCCGCCGCCGCGTGATGATGCCGCCCACGACGACGGTCGTCGAGGAGGACAGGCACCACCACTCCCGCGACGGCTACACCGACGGGTACGGCGTGTGA
- a CDS encoding carbon-nitrogen family hydrolase, producing the protein MRASLIQLAVEEGESVESRRRRVAALVREQTGADLVVLPELWTTGAFAYEEFGREAEPLEGPTYEAMAKAASDAGVWLHAGSIPERDPEGPLYNTSLVFTPAGDLAAAYRKIHRFGFDKGEAVLMGAGGELVTARLPETTLGLATCYDLRFPELFRGLVDAGAETLVVPAGWPERRRSHWTLLAQARAVENQAFVLACGTAGTHAGVPQAGHSIVVDPWGEVLAEAGADEEILTVDLDPGKAAATREQFPALKDRVLGLRPPHNAS; encoded by the coding sequence GTGCGCGCCTCGCTGATCCAACTCGCCGTGGAAGAGGGCGAATCGGTCGAATCGCGGCGGCGTCGGGTCGCCGCCCTGGTACGCGAGCAGACCGGGGCCGACCTGGTGGTGCTGCCGGAGCTGTGGACCACCGGCGCCTTCGCCTACGAGGAGTTCGGACGCGAGGCGGAGCCGCTGGAAGGGCCCACGTACGAGGCCATGGCCAAGGCGGCGAGCGACGCGGGCGTGTGGCTGCACGCCGGCTCCATCCCCGAGCGGGACCCGGAGGGACCTCTCTACAACACCTCCCTCGTCTTCACACCGGCCGGCGACCTGGCCGCCGCCTACCGCAAGATCCACCGCTTCGGCTTCGACAAGGGCGAGGCCGTGCTGATGGGCGCGGGCGGCGAGCTGGTGACGGCACGGCTGCCCGAGACCACCCTCGGTCTCGCCACCTGCTACGACCTCCGTTTCCCCGAACTCTTCCGCGGACTGGTCGACGCGGGTGCCGAGACCCTCGTCGTCCCGGCGGGCTGGCCGGAGCGCCGCCGGTCGCACTGGACGCTGCTGGCCCAGGCGCGGGCGGTCGAGAACCAGGCGTTCGTGCTCGCGTGTGGAACGGCCGGGACGCACGCGGGAGTTCCGCAGGCCGGTCACTCGATCGTGGTCGATCCCTGGGGCGAGGTGCTGGCCGAGGCGGGCGCCGACGAGGAGATCCTCACCGTCGACCTCGATCCCGGAAAGGCCGCGGCCACCCGGGAACAGTTCCCGGCCCTGAAGGACCGGGTACTGGGCCTGCGACCCCCGCACAACGCCTCCTAG
- a CDS encoding LURP-one-related family protein, with the protein MRFLVRDRILGIGDDYWIEDEQGNKVFLVDGKAMRLRDTFELKDAHGRVLIDIHQKMFSLRETMVIERGGEALAKIRRKRLSLLRNHYRVSLVDGTELDVSGKILDREFAVEYDGELLAVISRRWLSVVETYGVDVVREDADPALLIAVAVCVIHLAEKEREERDEG; encoded by the coding sequence ATGAGATTCCTCGTGCGCGACCGGATCCTCGGCATCGGTGACGACTACTGGATCGAGGACGAGCAGGGCAACAAGGTCTTCCTCGTCGACGGCAAGGCGATGCGGCTGCGGGACACATTCGAGCTGAAGGACGCCCACGGACGGGTCCTGATCGACATCCATCAGAAGATGTTCTCCCTGCGGGAGACCATGGTGATCGAGCGGGGCGGGGAGGCCCTGGCGAAGATCCGGCGCAAGCGGCTGTCGCTGCTGCGCAACCACTACCGGGTGTCCCTGGTGGACGGGACGGAGCTGGACGTCAGCGGAAAGATCCTCGACCGGGAGTTCGCCGTCGAGTACGACGGGGAGCTGCTGGCGGTGATCTCCCGGCGGTGGCTGTCGGTCGTGGAGACGTACGGGGTCGACGTCGTACGGGAGGACGCGGACCCGGCGCTGCTGATCGCGGTGGCGGTGTGCGTGATCCACCTTGCGGAGAAGGAGCGGGAGGAGCGGGACGAGGGCTAG
- a CDS encoding M18 family aminopeptidase gives MSTSQRFDRGHTDDLMSFLAASPSPYHAAASAAQRLEKAGFRQVAETDVWDGTSGGKYVLRGGAIVAWYVPEGAAPHTPFRIVGAHTDSPNLRVKPLPDTGAHGWRQVAVEIYGGPLMNSWLDRDLGLAGRLTLRDGSTRLVNVDRPLLRVPQLAIHLDRSVSAEGLKLDKQRHLQPVWGLGDDVRDGDLIAFLEQEAGLPTGEVAGWDLMVHSVEPPAYLGRDRELLAGPRMDNLLSVHAGTAALAAVAGGGGGLPCIPVLAAFDHEENGSQSDTGADGPLLGGVLERSVFARGGSYEDRARAFAGTVCLSSDTGHAVHPNYAERHDPTHHPRAGGGPLLKVNVNNRYATDGSGRAVFAAACEKAGVPFQSFVSNNSMPCGTTIGPITAARHGIRTVDIGVAILSMHSARELCAADDPFLLANALVAFLES, from the coding sequence ATGAGTACAAGCCAGCGCTTCGACCGCGGCCACACCGACGACCTCATGTCCTTCCTGGCGGCGAGCCCGTCGCCGTACCACGCCGCGGCGAGCGCCGCACAACGGCTGGAGAAGGCCGGCTTCCGCCAGGTTGCCGAGACGGACGTCTGGGACGGGACGAGCGGCGGGAAGTACGTACTGCGGGGCGGGGCGATCGTGGCCTGGTACGTCCCCGAGGGGGCCGCGCCGCACACCCCCTTCCGCATCGTCGGCGCGCACACCGACTCGCCCAACCTGCGCGTGAAGCCGCTGCCCGACACCGGCGCGCACGGCTGGCGCCAGGTCGCCGTGGAGATCTACGGCGGCCCGCTGATGAACTCATGGCTCGACCGCGACCTGGGCCTGGCCGGCCGGCTGACCCTGCGCGACGGCTCGACCCGCCTGGTGAACGTCGACCGCCCGCTGCTGCGAGTCCCCCAGCTGGCGATCCACCTGGACCGCAGCGTGTCGGCGGAAGGCCTCAAGCTCGACAAGCAGCGCCATCTCCAGCCCGTGTGGGGCCTCGGCGACGACGTCCGCGACGGCGACCTGATCGCGTTCCTGGAGCAGGAGGCCGGCCTGCCGACGGGTGAGGTCGCCGGCTGGGACCTCATGGTGCACTCCGTGGAGCCGCCCGCGTACCTGGGCCGCGACCGGGAACTCCTCGCAGGCCCGCGCATGGACAACCTGCTGTCCGTGCACGCCGGCACGGCGGCGCTCGCCGCGGTGGCCGGCGGGGGCGGCGGGCTGCCGTGCATCCCGGTACTGGCCGCCTTCGACCACGAGGAGAACGGCTCCCAGTCCGACACGGGAGCGGACGGCCCGCTGCTCGGCGGCGTGCTGGAGCGTTCGGTGTTCGCGCGCGGAGGGTCGTACGAGGACCGGGCGCGCGCCTTCGCCGGCACGGTCTGTCTCTCCTCCGACACCGGCCACGCCGTCCACCCCAACTACGCCGAGCGGCACGACCCGACGCACCACCCGCGCGCGGGCGGCGGCCCCCTCCTCAAGGTCAACGTCAACAACCGCTACGCGACGGACGGTTCCGGCCGCGCGGTGTTCGCGGCGGCCTGCGAGAAGGCCGGTGTCCCCTTCCAGTCCTTCGTCTCCAACAACTCCATGCCCTGCGGCACGACCATCGGCCCGATCACCGCGGCCCGGCACGGCATCCGGACCGTCGACATCGGCGTGGCGATCCTCTCCATGCACAGCGCCCGCGAACTGTGCGCCGCGGACGACCCGTTCCTGCTGGCGAACGCGCTGGTGGCGTTCCTGGAGAGCTGA
- a CDS encoding acyl-CoA dehydrogenase — MGHYKSNLRDIEFNLFEVLGRDSLYGTGPFEEMDTETAKSILEELTRLAENELAESFADADRNPPVFDPETNTAPVPESFKKSYKAFMDSEYWRLGLPEEIGGTNAPPSLIWAYAELILGANPAVWMYSSGPAFARILFEEGTEEQKKIAKIAVERTWGSTMVLTEPDAGSDVGAGRTKAIQQEDGSWHIEGVKRFITSGEHDMEENILHYVLARPEGAGPGTKGLSLFLVPKYLFDFETGELGERNGVYATNVEHKMGLKASNTCEMTFGDKHPAKGWLIGDRHDGIRQMFRIIEFARMMVGTKAISTLSTGYLNALEYAKERVQGPDLANFMDKTAPKVTITHHPDVRRSLMLQKAYAEGMRALVLYTASIQDAIAVKEATGEDAKTEHALNDLLLPIVKGYGSEKGYEQLAQSLQTFGGSGFLQEYPIEQYIRDAKIDTLYEGTTAIQGQDFFFRKIVRNQGAALNSLAEDIKKFLAVGAGGEELAGAREHLAKAAVELEAVVGLMLTDLAATEQDVKNIYKVGLNTTRLLLASGDVVVGYLLLKGAAVAAEKLETASSKDKAFYQGKIAAAKFFAANVLPGVTLARKLSENVDLDLMDLDEAAF, encoded by the coding sequence ATGGGGCACTACAAGTCGAATCTCCGCGACATAGAGTTCAACCTCTTCGAGGTACTCGGCCGCGACAGCCTGTACGGCACCGGACCGTTCGAGGAGATGGACACCGAGACCGCCAAGAGCATCCTCGAGGAGCTGACCCGTCTCGCGGAGAACGAGCTGGCGGAGTCCTTCGCGGACGCCGACCGCAACCCGCCCGTCTTCGACCCGGAGACCAACACCGCGCCGGTGCCGGAGAGCTTCAAGAAGAGCTACAAGGCCTTCATGGACTCGGAGTACTGGCGCCTGGGCCTGCCCGAGGAGATCGGCGGCACCAACGCTCCCCCGTCCCTGATCTGGGCCTACGCGGAGCTGATCCTCGGCGCCAACCCGGCCGTGTGGATGTACTCCTCCGGCCCGGCGTTCGCCCGCATCCTCTTCGAGGAGGGCACCGAGGAGCAGAAGAAGATCGCGAAGATCGCGGTCGAGAGGACCTGGGGCTCCACCATGGTGCTCACCGAGCCGGACGCCGGCTCCGACGTGGGCGCCGGCCGCACCAAGGCCATCCAGCAGGAGGACGGCTCCTGGCACATCGAGGGCGTGAAGCGCTTCATCACCTCCGGTGAGCACGACATGGAGGAGAACATCCTCCACTACGTCCTCGCCCGCCCCGAGGGCGCCGGCCCCGGCACCAAGGGCCTGTCCCTCTTCCTCGTCCCGAAGTACCTCTTCGACTTCGAGACCGGCGAGCTCGGCGAGCGCAACGGCGTCTACGCAACGAACGTCGAGCACAAGATGGGCCTGAAGGCCTCCAACACCTGCGAGATGACCTTCGGCGACAAGCACCCCGCCAAGGGCTGGCTGATCGGCGACAGGCACGACGGCATCCGCCAGATGTTCCGCATCATCGAGTTCGCCCGCATGATGGTCGGCACGAAGGCGATCTCCACCCTCTCCACGGGCTACCTCAACGCCCTGGAGTACGCCAAGGAGCGCGTCCAGGGCCCCGACCTGGCCAACTTCATGGACAAGACCGCGCCCAAGGTCACCATCACCCACCACCCCGACGTGCGCCGCTCGCTGATGCTGCAGAAGGCGTACGCGGAGGGCATGCGCGCCCTCGTCCTCTACACCGCCTCCATCCAGGACGCGATCGCCGTCAAGGAGGCGACCGGTGAGGACGCGAAGACCGAGCACGCGCTCAACGACCTCCTCCTGCCCATCGTCAAGGGCTACGGCTCCGAGAAGGGCTACGAGCAGCTCGCCCAGTCCCTGCAGACCTTCGGCGGCTCCGGCTTCCTGCAGGAGTACCCGATCGAGCAGTACATCCGCGACGCCAAGATCGACACCCTGTACGAGGGCACCACGGCGATCCAGGGCCAGGACTTCTTCTTCCGGAAGATCGTCCGCAACCAGGGTGCCGCGCTGAACTCCCTCGCCGAGGACATCAAGAAGTTCCTGGCGGTCGGCGCCGGCGGCGAGGAGCTGGCCGGAGCCCGCGAGCACCTCGCCAAGGCCGCCGTGGAGCTGGAGGCCGTCGTCGGCCTGATGCTGACCGACCTCGCGGCCACCGAGCAGGACGTCAAGAACATCTACAAGGTGGGCCTCAACACCACCCGCCTGCTGCTGGCCTCCGGCGACGTGGTCGTCGGCTACCTGCTGCTGAAGGGCGCGGCGGTCGCCGCCGAGAAGCTCGAGACGGCCTCCTCCAAGGACAAGGCGTTCTACCAGGGCAAGATCGCGGCGGCGAAGTTCTTCGCGGCCAACGTCCTGCCGGGCGTCACCCTGGCCCGCAAGCTGTCGGAGAACGTCGACCTCGACCTCATGGACCTGGACGAGGCCGCCTTCTAG